A segment of the Sander lucioperca isolate FBNREF2018 chromosome 7, SLUC_FBN_1.2, whole genome shotgun sequence genome:
AAGTTTTATGGGTTTAATTCCAGGTATCTGATTATATGTTTACACTGACCAGCTGTAAAACTAGCACCACaatacataattgtctaataatgacaaaaaactcCATATAACACAGTTTTGACTCTTTCCTCCCCATAATGGTGTCACTCGTCTCTTGCTGGAGGATAAATTGAAGAAGACATAGATTTCAACTGGCACAGACTACAGAGTTGCTCAGAGGAAGGTTTTGAGGTAAATTACTAGTTTGCTGAAAGGAAGCCACCATCTTCTAAAAAAAAGTTGATGTTACATTGAGCAGAATATTTCCCTTGAAAATGGGTCATAATCAAAGCATATCAACTCCTGGATGCCTTTTTGAATTGTCAAATATGTAGACTTTCTATTTTTCTCGTCATATatgcatgtgtacattcaaaataaaagtgcattagaaaaaaaaacagtgcacTCGGGTAAGACTGCAATACAGTAAAAAGTAGAAGCTCTAATTAACTATTAattgttaattaattaattaattgtcaTGTTTTCACCGCTATCCCTTCTTGGACTAGAATATAATTAAAAGCAGGCTAAACTAATAATTTGGCAGTTGGGGGCATTCAAGCTCTTTGCTGGTGCATGGACTCATTGGCCTGAGGCCCGAGTGTGCTGAGCGCTCCAAGAAGGTGACACAATAATATTCAAAGTATCAGGGAAATCTTTCTGATGATAAACTGCAGCCCATTTTGCAGAATAGACACCTCACTTACCTCAGAAAAGTTATTTTGTGACGTGTGCTTTTCTTTATCATTTCCTTATTAGTGATTGGATTATATGTAATGGGAAGTCAATATGGCTTTTATTGAAGTTAGAAAGAATATTTTCAGATTAGTTTGTGAACAAGAATTTGCACATTCAGTGTATAAAGGGGAAATTGCTCAATTTAATACTTTAACACTGACTTCCCATCAACTAATAACTTTAGAAGGCCAaacttacttttttttctttaaccaaTAGAATGACTGAACCAATTGGTCAATTAATCAAGTCGTggatctaaaaaaaatattctgcagccgttttgattgattgaaatgttttatatattttttatattaagtaTTTATATTGAGAAGATTTGttacctttttttaaatcactgtaaAGTGAATAACTTAACGTTTTGGACTGGttgcagacaaaaaaaaaactagtttgttatgattaatcaactaataaGCAGAATAATAAGAAATTAATCGTTAGTTGCAACCCTAACCAATAGAACATGTTTTCAACAAATATTACAAAAGAGCTCAGTGTATTCAGGCTTGACAGGATGCTGCAGAATGACCCTCCCCCAACCCCAAAATATTGCATGTATTCTTCCTAAAGGTCTCTGCAGTGCATACCTGTGTCGCCTGTGAGATACATCATCTGAATGCATGGAGGCAACCTGTGGTGAAACTTCCAAGTAACTCGTGTTGTTCGGTGTATTTGGGGACAAGCAGCACCCAATGAATGAACGGCTACTCTGACGGTGCTGCTGAGCGCTGCCGGTCGACACGCCCCCAGCATGGATAGAACCAGCAGGAACAGACGCTCAGGAGACACACTCACTATGCTGGAGAGTGGTTGAAGCCGCGATGGGAGTTAACACATCCAAGTTTGTAGAGGTCCTGTCACCAGTGTCGTTGCACTAAACAAAGACTTtgggtttccttttttttctcactgaGGGGCTTGTCTGCATTTTTGTCCGAGGCGTTTCTCTCACAGGATGGTGATGATATTGGAAAGCCGGGTAAGATCATAAAGTCAGTTCTCTCTGATGAGAACGACCTCCTCCTCACGACCACACAAAGGGAACCACGGAACAAGTTTTTCTCACgccatcatttttattttttgaatgtcATTAAGAAGCAGAGGGGGCTGTTTCAAAGACAAAATGGATCACTTTGCTGCAGAGTGCCTTGTTTCAATGTCCAGTCGTGCAATTGTTCACGCTCAAGGGAATAGGGAGATTAAACCAGAAACCCCGTCCTCCTCCAAGAAcggagaggaaatgaaagaacCTTTGGTGAAAGATAACTCCTCTATTTTTGTGGTGGCGCGGATTTTGGCGGATTTTAACCAGCAGACTCCCAACAATGTTGCCGAGCAGGCAAAAATAAAGGATGAGAGCATGCCGAACCACATAGATGATGGAAACTCTGCCACACCTACCACCATCTCCGATCCTACGCTCAAACAAAGAGGCAAAAGATCGCGAGGTCGAACTGAGCCAGAATCGCCTCAGAAAAAGCACAAATGCCACTATTCAGGTTGTGAAAAAGTTTATGGCAAATCATCCCACCTCAAAGCCCATCTAAGGACACATACAGGTCAGTTTCATTGGATGCAAATGTGTGTTGCTGTGAACATGAGTTCCCTTGTCTATGAGAACGGATGATTAAAACTGAGAATAGCATACTGATAAGTGTGGTTTCGCTTACATTCAAACCGATAATTTGTACAGAGGAGGGTCACTGACTGATGTGTTTCCTCGAGTCAAAAACATTCACGGATCCACCCTAAATGGGAATAATCGGCACAcacagtaggctacagaaaaaGCCAGACTTTGTGCATAGTTTAATAATTGCATTGTTCCTTAAGTTGTATAAACTTGCGAGATTTCCCTTTAATTTCGGGGAAGGGAGGGAGTCATAAATAGTGCCACTCCCACTCAAGTCTCCGAGCTTTGTCACTGCTTTCCTCTTGTTACCCCCACCCCCCGCATTGGACAGTATGTAGCCTACAAACCGAAACTGCAGTGTGAATGCAGAACAACATTACACAGATCAGGTTTCCAGTTTTCTTCTGCGCGCATTAATTAAAGTCAACTTTGGTGAcatgagaaagaaaaacaacatgtaGGCCTAATGCGCACGTCATCAAGCCAAGTAAGCCTATGCACTCACATTGGATCGACTCAAATTGAGGGGGTTGATAAGAGCTGTGCAGTCGCCTTTCTGCCCAAAGCTCTTTGTTGTGATGTGCCACACCCCCGCTAGACAGACTGCCAGCTGATCTGGCCAGCAACAGACTCTGCTAGCTGAGCCTCGACTGAGGAGCCTCTCCTTCCCTCTGCTCTGTAGATTGCAGCTCACACTCCCTCTTCCCACCGCTATCCTCCATTCTTtacatcactcacacacacacacacacacacacacacacacacaataaacgCCTGGTGTGAACTTGACCCATATTTGAGTCATGTTGAAATTGAATTCcacagaaatatgtgcaagAAAAAcccacaattcaaaatatgtagAATACCTCTTGAAATTGAGCCCCTTTCCCCGCCCTCATAAATTAAATAATCTATGACCCATCCTTACAGGGGGAAATTCTTGTCTTGTTCTATTCTCTTCGCCTGCCTTTGTATTAGGACACACTCCCCTGTCTGGGTTTGTGACTGGTTTGTGTCCTTATATCACTAATTTATTATCATTTAGAATCATTTTGTATCAATGCCATAGtgatttaaagaaaaacaaagcatAACTATAAAACTGTAAGTACACCTTGTAGATGGTGGATAATCCTGTATTGatattgttgtattttattcaatttttattcatttttattgagCATTACATAAACACTGCCTTTTATTTATCAGCTGCAGCTTGGTGCAGTGGTGTATACTCAGTGTCTGTCAAGAAGAGGAATGAGACTGATTTGACTTATGTATGTACATAAAATAGGGTTCCATACTATTCCAGCATCATTACTTGAATGGCTTCCAAAAGGGAATAAAATGCCTGTTTCTCATACACTGTGCATTTTAGTGCTGTTTTATTACTGTCTATCAGCCCTGCCCTTGTCTCTTTGCCTATTAagcttttcctttcttttgtaGTACACTCCTGCGTATGGCTTTGTGATTGGTTTGTGTACTATGATTTCTGATAATGAGGACAGTTTCTGCTTATTTGATTGGATAGTAACCGAACGTGAGTCATCACAGTTCCACTGTCTTGTCTTAGCCAAACTTGCAGCAGAGAGCCAGCCTCCAGCGCTCACTGTGCTTCCCTTCAGCCCCAACCATGTGTTTTTAGTGCAGTTTTATTGCTCCGTATAAGCCCTGCCCTTGTCTCTTTGCCTATTTAGCGTTTCCTTTCGCCTGCCTCTCTGTTTGGATATGCTCTGGCGTCTGGCTTCATGATTGGTTTGTGTCCCATAAATTCTGATAATAATGGCTCTTTCTGCTTATTTGATTGGATAGTCCCAGAATGTGGGTCATCTGAGTTCAGCCAGGCTGCCTCAGCCAACCTTGCAGTGCTTTCATAGAGTCAGACTCACGCAATGTGCTTCCCTTCAGCCCCTACTAGCAGAGTCATGAGAGAATGGATTCCAGCCCAGTCATTCCCAGCCAAACACCGCTATCTAATTGAGGGGGGGAATCACTGTTATAGACTCTAAACAAAGAGCTAGGGACTAGGCGTCCTCACTTGACTTCTATAACGCCCAAAGCCTCATTATCCCAGCTTTtgcaatctgtgtgtgtgatttgtcaGAGTGTAAAAGGAGGTGGAACCTGAgctacattttatttcttatgCAATGTCTATACACATAAGAAAATCAATCCCGTTACTAGCTCAAAATGAACTTCACCCACTAGTAATGTCTCATGAGAGGcatcatcatttttattttgaagccaTAGAATAATTACTTTTAGGTTGATGTTATGATGCTGATGGGGACATTTGCTGTTAAGGAGGATTTTTTTGTTAGATTCAGAATCACTATATTGTATATGATCTTTTGTGAACTACTGAAACATTTTAAGGGTCAGCTCTCCTTAATTACAAATAATCTTAGTCATGAAGACAGTTTCAGCTTCATTTGTCTAGGATCCTCTGATGAAATTTGTCTTGCTACTCCAGCATAATGGAGGTGAATAATGTATGCAGGATAACTCACAGACCCGGCTGTTATGAACaattttcattagaaaaaaaccCGAACAAGGCCTGTGGATAATCCAGTGTAACTGGGAACTTTCtctttaaatgtattaaaacatTCCTGGTTTAGGGTCCCTTTAGTGGAGACTAAGTGGTTTCATTTAAGGTTTCTTCTCACAGCTGTCTTCTCCGACATAGTGTAAGAGGGACACCAGGATGTAGCAGACATGAGGGACCACGCTGAATTTAAATTGCTCATTATACTGCATTTAGTTTGATGGCGAAGAATCCTTCACAGTTTAGGGGTCTAAGGTTACCAGACAGCTTTTGTCTGAGCTCCTGGTGTGGGAGGTGGGGCTTCTCTCTTTGACACATATACTTATCTTACAGTATGGCAAATCCAGTCATGTAACGCAGGTCAACTCAGTTTTAAATGGTCCAGGTCATATAAATTAAACTGCTTTTGATTCTTTCTAAGGACCTTTCCCAGCACCAGCTggtttcttttcatttattctTTGTTTGTCTTAAGAAGCATAACCCACTCTAACGATGAAGACCCACTTTCCCAAGAGGAGTCTTGTGGTCATGAAGTACATGGTGTTCTCTGTGAAGCCTCATTACTCTGCATTGGTCGTGTCATGCAGACTGCGATCTCTAAAGGAGAGATGGCCCCTGACAAGCTCATTACAAGTCGTGTCTTCTTCAGAAAGAACAGCCTGGGCCTTCTGTGCCCCCCACAGTTGGGCCTCACAAAAGGCCATCTTGCCAGTGTCCGGGACCTATTTGAAAACTATTTGAATCACCGGGACGAACAGGGTCAATATTTCACAAAGACAAAGAGCCTAATGACATATTTTACAGTTGGTTTGATGTTTTGTCTGGACATCTTTTGTGTTCTGCTGGGGGTACCTCTAATACTGTGAGATGGCTGTAAACCCCTCTTCTGTCTGTCCTAAAAAATAAGTGGTACCACCTGGCAGCACAGTTCCACTGCCATGTAGACCCAGCTATTCATGCATTCATGCCTTCTATTTTCAGCCGAATAACTGTGGTTAatgacactttttttaacattaaattaTCCCAAATTCCACATGGAAAAAAGAAGCAGGAGTCTCtgattatatacatatactgcATCTCTGCCAGTGGTTTTATATTTGGCTGCACTGCTACACACAGTGCACAGTGTTCCTGTGTGGCTGGTGGCAGTGATGAGGTAGCAGGGTAGAGATGGGGTTTTCCTGCTCTTGCTTGAGCATGACCTTGGCACAGCAATGGGTGTAAATTCTGCTGGGGCACAAGAGGTCAGTTTGTCTACCTGCCACACGGCAGGATTTCCACCATCCCACCCAGTTGAGCCATATTTTTCCTGATGTGTAATAAAACGATGACTCCTCTGTTAGGAGATGCTCACAATTTCCATTTGTCCCCATTCTGGTGACACAATGTTTTAGCCCTGCTAACAGGGTGTCGGTCAGGCAGTCCACACTGTGGCGCAGAGAGAAATATCTTAACAAAtatttgatggattgccatgattttttttttttacagacgtTAATGATTCACAGAAGATGAATCTCACTGACTTTGGTGAGCCACTCACTTTTCTTCTAGTGCCACTAGCAGATCAGTTTTTACTTATCCAGGTGAATCACCTAATAGATGCATCGTCACAAAAACTGGGATGGGATAGGGATGTTTGGTCGGTTAATATTTTGTACATGCATGGTTCCCAGATGATGAATCCTaaagactttggtgatcccctgacttttcatatTGCGCCACTATGAGGTTGATatttgctgttttgagtgaaatgtctcagcaactaattgatggattgccataaaAATTGGTACGGAAATCGGGTACATGTTTCCTTCtgaatgaattgtaataactttggggatcctctgacttttcatcaaGCGCCATCATCAgttcaaaaatgtaatttgtccagtactttggtttatgacaaaTCCATCAACATCAACTGCACTTTGTGTTCAGTGGTAATAagcaaatgttaaaataaataataaaataaaataagccagtgtcaaattccttgtatgtgtttacTTGGCCCTTAAaacatgctaacacgctaaactatgATGGCAAGGTGGGTAAACGCCGccatgttaacattgtcattgtgagcatgttagcatgctgagaTTAGCAATTAGCTCAAAGCAACACTGACCATAAGTACATCCTCACAGAGCTCTCAATCTTTATGTTGTTATAAATCAATTTACTGATGTATTTTCTTCTGCTGTAAGATAAGACGTTTTCCAACGTCTGCAGGCAACATGTagcagtacagtatgtgtccaATGGAAACAAGGTATTAGTTAAATCTACTTGATCCTTGGGTTGTAAATAAAACCAAAGTGGAGCCACCATCTTGCCTGTTCTAATCCTTTGGTGCAGTGTTCCTGCTCCATGAAAGACATCTCTGAGGCGTGTGCTGGTGCACATGCTGTCCATATGCTATCCTATATGG
Coding sequences within it:
- the klf13 gene encoding Krueppel-like factor 13 is translated as MSLRSRGGCFKDKMDHFAAECLVSMSSRAIVHAQGNREIKPETPSSSKNGEEMKEPLVKDNSSIFVVARILADFNQQTPNNVAEQAKIKDESMPNHIDDGNSATPTTISDPTLKQRGKRSRGRTEPESPQKKHKCHYSGCEKVYGKSSHLKAHLRTHTGERPFPCTWPDCSKKFARSDELARHYRTHTGEKKFGCPLCDKRFMRSDHLMKHARRHSDFQPGMLKRPHGSSSSTRPSSLSDYSRSDASSPTLSPANSP